In Companilactobacillus allii, one genomic interval encodes:
- a CDS encoding energy-coupling factor transporter transmembrane component T family protein → MNKLILGRYLPGDSLIYKLDPRGKFLITFYFIGIVFLANNVLSYGFLLLFVLFAVYLSKINLGFFLKGLRPMFWLILFTVLLQMFFTPSNDPLWSFGILTLSKEGMIISAYIFVRFVLIIFVSTLLTLTTTPIEISDSIESILKPLKAIKFPVTQVALMLSIALRFVPLLIDETTKIMDAQRARGVDFGEGGLIKRIKSFVPILIPLFVSSFSIAYDLAIAMESRGYKDGEGRSKYRILKWEKRDTVAAIVMILITIILLMIRSY, encoded by the coding sequence ATGAATAAATTAATTCTTGGGAGATATTTACCGGGAGACTCGTTGATATATAAACTTGATCCTCGTGGAAAATTTTTAATTACATTCTATTTTATTGGAATTGTATTTTTGGCAAACAATGTACTATCTTATGGATTTTTGCTTTTGTTTGTTTTGTTTGCTGTGTATTTATCTAAAATTAATTTGGGATTCTTTCTAAAAGGATTACGACCGATGTTTTGGTTGATATTATTTACTGTATTATTGCAAATGTTTTTTACACCTAGCAATGATCCTTTATGGAGTTTTGGAATATTGACTCTTTCTAAGGAAGGTATGATAATATCCGCATATATTTTTGTCCGTTTTGTTTTGATCATATTTGTTTCAACGTTATTAACATTAACCACAACTCCAATTGAGATTTCCGATTCAATCGAGAGCATTTTGAAACCACTGAAAGCTATTAAATTTCCAGTAACACAAGTAGCTTTAATGTTGTCGATTGCATTACGTTTTGTGCCTTTGTTGATCGATGAAACAACTAAAATTATGGATGCACAAAGAGCACGTGGTGTTGACTTTGGTGAAGGTGGACTAATTAAGCGTATTAAATCCTTTGTACCGATCCTAATTCCTTTATTTGTTAGTAGTTTTTCGATTGCTTATGATCTGGCAATTGCCATGGAATCACGTGGTTATAAAGATGGTGAGGGTCGAAGTAAATATCGTATTTTAAAGTGGGAAAAAAGAGATACAGTTGCTGCTATTGTGATGATTCTCATTACAATAATTTTATTAATGATTCGGAGTTATTAA
- a CDS encoding energy-coupling factor transporter ATPase — protein sequence MEIIFKNVTHAYEANNPSASLGLDNVSVDIKNNDFTAIIGKTGSGKSTLVRHINALLKPTSGSVVVGDRIIDSKTNNKNLKSLRKNVGMVFQFPESQLFEDTVEKDVMFGPMNFGVSESDAKVAAHDMIELVGLDKKYLSQSPFDLSGGQMRRVAIAGVLASNPETIILDEPTAGLDPVGRKEIMKLFKDLQKQGKTIILITHNMDDVADYADNVIVMHDGRKISEGTPSEIFNNQKLLTDDILTLPQSASFAQKLAQGQFHFDKLPITLNELSTEIKRQING from the coding sequence ATGGAAATTATCTTCAAAAATGTAACACACGCATATGAAGCAAATAATCCATCAGCATCACTGGGATTGGACAATGTTTCTGTGGATATAAAAAATAATGATTTTACTGCGATCATTGGTAAAACTGGTAGTGGTAAATCCACGTTAGTTCGCCATATTAATGCACTATTGAAGCCAACAAGTGGTTCTGTCGTTGTTGGAGATAGGATTATTGATTCAAAAACAAATAATAAGAATCTTAAATCACTTCGTAAGAACGTTGGCATGGTATTCCAGTTTCCAGAGAGCCAACTCTTTGAGGATACTGTTGAAAAAGATGTGATGTTTGGTCCGATGAATTTTGGAGTGTCAGAATCCGATGCAAAAGTTGCTGCACATGATATGATTGAACTTGTTGGTTTGGATAAGAAATACTTAAGTCAATCTCCATTTGATCTATCTGGTGGACAAATGCGACGTGTAGCAATTGCTGGGGTGCTGGCAAGTAATCCTGAAACGATTATTTTAGATGAGCCCACTGCTGGATTGGATCCAGTTGGACGAAAAGAAATAATGAAGTTATTTAAGGATCTACAAAAACAAGGTAAAACTATTATATTGATAACTCACAATATGGATGATGTAGCAGATTACGCAGATAATGTTATTGTTATGCATGATGGTAGAAAAATCAGTGAGGGAACACCATCTGAAATATTTAATAATCAAAAGTTATTAACAGACGATATTTTGACATTACCTCAGAGTGCTAGTTTTGCACAAAAATTAGCGCAAGGACAATTTCATTTTGACAAATTACCGATAACTCTAAATGAGTTATCTACTGAAATAAAACGACAAATTAATGGGTGA
- a CDS encoding energy-coupling factor transporter ATPase gives MDNIISIRDITYTYPESGSPAIDHLSLDVKSNEWLSIVGKNGSGKSTLTKLIDGLIEADSGTIEIDGQIINEDNIWEARKKIGIIFQNPDHQFVGATVEDDVAFGLENQGVPRPEMVEEVNHALDMVDMLPYKTRDPQSLSGGQKQRVAIAGVLATKPQIIIMDESTSMLDPKGRKTVLDLVKRLRDEQDMTIISITHDIEETQLSERIVIIDDGKVVKDGLPEVIYDLGSELTKFGLEEPFSSKLAQSLRTDFKLPEGFLNEEELVNSIWKLSSKM, from the coding sequence ATGGATAACATTATTTCAATTAGAGACATAACGTATACATACCCTGAATCAGGCTCTCCAGCAATTGATCATCTATCACTGGATGTTAAATCTAATGAATGGTTATCAATTGTCGGGAAAAATGGTAGTGGTAAATCGACATTAACAAAATTAATCGACGGTTTGATAGAAGCGGATTCTGGAACTATTGAAATTGATGGTCAAATTATTAATGAAGATAATATTTGGGAAGCTCGTAAAAAAATTGGAATAATATTTCAAAATCCTGATCATCAATTTGTTGGAGCCACAGTTGAAGACGATGTAGCTTTTGGACTTGAGAATCAAGGAGTACCTAGACCAGAAATGGTTGAAGAGGTTAATCATGCACTTGATATGGTTGATATGTTACCCTATAAAACGCGTGATCCTCAATCGTTATCCGGTGGTCAAAAACAACGTGTGGCAATTGCCGGTGTGCTGGCAACTAAGCCTCAAATTATTATTATGGATGAATCAACTAGTATGCTTGATCCTAAAGGCAGAAAAACTGTATTAGATCTAGTTAAACGACTAAGAGATGAACAAGATATGACTATTATTTCCATAACTCATGATATAGAAGAGACTCAATTATCAGAACGAATTGTTATAATTGATGATGGAAAAGTTGTGAAGGACGGTTTACCCGAGGTAATATACGATCTTGGCTCTGAATTAACCAAATTTGGGCTGGAGGAGCCTTTTTCTAGTAAGCTGGCACAATCATTAAGAACTGACTTTAAATTGCCTGAGGGCTTTCTAAATGAAGAGGAATTGGTGAATAGTATATGGAAATTATCTTCAAAAATGTAA
- the rplQ gene encoding 50S ribosomal protein L17, with translation MGYRKLGRTSSQRKAMLRDLTTDLIINERIVTTETRAKEISRTTEKMITLGKRGDLHARRQAASYVRNEVANISEEDDAVVVQSALQKLFSDIAPRYKERNGGYTRILKTVPRRGDAAPMVIIELV, from the coding sequence ATGGGCTACCGTAAATTAGGACGTACAAGTTCTCAAAGAAAAGCAATGTTACGTGATTTAACTACTGATTTAATTATTAATGAACGTATTGTTACAACTGAAACTCGTGCTAAGGAAATCAGCCGTACAACTGAAAAGATGATTACCCTTGGTAAGCGCGGAGATCTTCATGCTCGCCGTCAAGCTGCTTCATATGTTAGAAACGAAGTTGCTAACATTTCTGAAGAAGACGATGCAGTTGTTGTTCAATCAGCACTTCAAAAGTTGTTTAGTGATATTGCACCTCGTTACAAAGAACGTAATGGTGGATACACACGCATCTTGAAGACTGTTCCTCGCCGTGGCGACGCAGCTCCAATGGTTATTATTGAATTAGTTTAA
- a CDS encoding DNA-directed RNA polymerase subunit alpha has product MIEFEKPTITAVEESNDYGKYIIEPLERGYGTTLGNSLRRVLLASLPGTAVSDIQIDGVLHEFSAIDGVVEDVTQIVLNVKDLNLKSYAEDSLKAEIDIVGPATVTAKDIKADDDLEILDPEQFICTVAEGGHFHMQMTIKNGRGYTPAEQNKTDETPIGVLPVDSIFTPVDKVNYQVENTRVGKRNDFDKLTIDIWTNGSIGPREAISLSAKILTEHLKSFVNLTEEAKSADMMIEKEETQKEKKLEMTIEELDLSVRSYNCLKRAGINTVQELNEKSEADMMRVRNLGRKSLVEVKEKLADLGLSLRQED; this is encoded by the coding sequence ATGATCGAATTTGAAAAGCCAACTATCACTGCAGTTGAAGAAAGCAATGATTACGGCAAGTATATTATCGAACCGTTGGAAAGAGGCTATGGTACAACCTTAGGAAACTCTTTACGTAGAGTTCTATTGGCATCATTACCTGGAACAGCGGTATCTGATATTCAAATAGATGGTGTATTGCATGAATTCTCAGCTATTGATGGTGTAGTCGAAGATGTTACACAAATTGTGCTTAATGTTAAAGACTTAAACCTTAAATCTTATGCTGAAGACAGCTTAAAAGCTGAAATCGACATTGTCGGTCCCGCTACTGTTACAGCCAAAGATATAAAAGCTGATGATGATTTGGAAATCCTCGATCCAGAACAATTTATTTGTACTGTTGCTGAGGGTGGACACTTCCACATGCAAATGACAATTAAAAATGGTCGTGGATATACTCCTGCAGAACAAAATAAAACAGATGAAACACCTATCGGTGTTTTACCAGTTGACTCTATTTTTACACCAGTAGATAAAGTTAACTATCAAGTTGAAAACACTCGTGTGGGTAAGAGAAACGACTTCGACAAATTAACAATAGATATTTGGACGAATGGTTCAATTGGACCACGAGAAGCTATTAGTTTGTCTGCCAAGATTTTAACAGAGCACTTAAAGAGTTTTGTTAATCTTACAGAAGAAGCTAAGAGCGCCGATATGATGATCGAAAAAGAAGAAACACAAAAAGAGAAGAAGCTTGAAATGACAATTGAGGAATTGGACTTATCAGTTCGTTCATACAATTGTTTAAAGCGTGCCGGTATTAATACTGTGCAAGAGCTTAATGAAAAATCTGAAGCTGATATGATGAGAGTTCGTAATCTTGGACGTAAATCATTAGTTGAAGTTAAAGAAAAGCTAGCTGATCTTGGATTGTCATTGAGACAAGAAGACTAA
- the rpsK gene encoding 30S ribosomal protein S11: MAQSKGRKRRTKKHIESGVAHIHSTFNNTLVMITDVNGNAVSWSSAGALGFKGSRKSTPFAAQMAGEAAAKESMEHGMKTVEVAVKGPGSGREAAIRSLQATGLEITAIRDVTPVPHNGSRPPKRRRV, from the coding sequence ATGGCACAAAGTAAAGGTCGTAAGCGCCGTACTAAGAAGCATATTGAATCTGGTGTTGCACATATCCACTCCACATTCAACAATACACTAGTTATGATTACTGATGTCAACGGTAATGCCGTTTCATGGTCATCAGCTGGTGCACTAGGATTCAAGGGTAGTCGTAAATCAACACCATTTGCTGCACAAATGGCTGGTGAAGCTGCTGCAAAAGAATCAATGGAACATGGTATGAAAACTGTTGAAGTAGCTGTTAAGGGTCCTGGTTCAGGTCGTGAAGCTGCAATTCGTTCATTACAAGCTACTGGTTTGGAAATTACAGCAATTCGTGACGTTACTCCAGTTCCTCATAATGGTTCACGTCCTCCAAAGCGTCGTCGTGTATAG
- the rpsM gene encoding 30S ribosomal protein S13, with protein sequence MARIAGVDLPRDKRIVIALTYIFGIGNTTAQKVLKDAGVSEDIRTRDLTPDQEEKIRGEVDNIRVEGDLRRSVSMDIKRLQEIGSYRGMRHRRGLPVRGQNTKNNARTRKGKKVSIAGKKK encoded by the coding sequence ATGGCTCGTATAGCAGGTGTAGATTTACCTCGTGATAAGAGAATCGTTATTGCCTTAACATACATTTTTGGTATTGGTAATACAACAGCCCAAAAAGTGCTTAAAGATGCCGGCGTGTCAGAAGACATTCGAACAAGAGACTTAACTCCTGATCAAGAAGAAAAGATTCGTGGAGAAGTTGACAACATTCGTGTCGAAGGTGACTTACGTCGTTCAGTAAGCATGGACATTAAGAGACTACAAGAAATTGGTTCATACCGTGGTATGAGACATCGTCGTGGTTTGCCAGTTAGAGGACAAAACACAAAGAACAATGCAAGAACTCGTAAGGGTAAGAAAGTATCTATCGCGGGTAAGAAGAAGTAA
- the rpmJ gene encoding 50S ribosomal protein L36 yields the protein MKVRPSVKPMCEHCKVIKRRGRVMVICSADPKHKQRQG from the coding sequence ATGAAAGTAAGACCATCCGTTAAACCTATGTGCGAACACTGTAAAGTAATTAAAAGACGCGGTCGCGTTATGGTTATTTGCTCTGCAGATCCAAAGCACAAACAAAGACAAGGATAA
- the infA gene encoding translation initiation factor IF-1, translating to MAKEDVIEVEGTISETLPNAMFKVKLENGATVLAHVSGKIRMHYIRILPGDKVTVELSPYDLTKGRITYRYR from the coding sequence TTGGCAAAAGAAGATGTCATTGAAGTAGAAGGTACAATTTCAGAAACATTGCCTAATGCGATGTTTAAGGTAAAGCTTGAAAATGGGGCAACTGTGTTGGCTCATGTCTCAGGTAAAATCCGTATGCACTACATTAGAATTTTACCCGGTGATAAAGTTACCGTGGAATTATCCCCTTATGATTTAACCAAGGGAAGAATTACATATAGATATAGATAA
- a CDS encoding adenylate kinase produces the protein MNIVLMGLPGAGKGTQAEKIVEDFKVEHISTGDMFRQAMSDKTEVGLKAKSFMDKGALVPDDVTEAIVEERLAKDDVQKNGYMLDGFPRTLEQANALQTIAKNVSKPIDAVIYIDVKPEALVDRLSGRYICSKCGATYHKIYNPTKVEGTCDVCGGHDFFQREDDKPETVKNRLKVNIEMNTPLIDFYDKLNLLHKVNGEQEIDEVYKEVKKVLQSL, from the coding sequence ATGAATATTGTATTGATGGGGTTACCTGGTGCTGGTAAGGGTACTCAAGCTGAAAAGATTGTTGAAGATTTTAAAGTTGAACATATTTCTACTGGAGATATGTTCAGACAAGCCATGTCCGATAAAACTGAAGTTGGTCTTAAAGCCAAGAGTTTTATGGATAAAGGTGCGTTGGTTCCTGACGACGTCACTGAAGCTATCGTTGAAGAACGTTTAGCTAAAGATGATGTTCAAAAGAACGGATATATGCTTGATGGATTTCCGAGAACTCTTGAACAGGCAAATGCTTTACAGACAATTGCAAAGAATGTAAGCAAACCTATAGATGCTGTCATCTATATAGACGTAAAGCCTGAAGCATTAGTTGATCGTTTATCTGGAAGATATATTTGTTCAAAATGTGGAGCAACTTATCATAAAATTTACAATCCAACAAAGGTTGAAGGAACATGTGACGTCTGTGGCGGACATGACTTCTTCCAGCGTGAGGATGACAAGCCAGAAACAGTTAAGAACAGATTAAAAGTTAATATTGAAATGAATACACCATTAATAGATTTTTATGACAAGTTAAACTTGTTACATAAAGTCAATGGTGAACAAGAAATAGATGAAGTTTATAAAGAAGTAAAGAAAGTTTTACAAAGTCTGTAA
- the secY gene encoding preprotein translocase subunit SecY: MLGTIRDALKVKEIRKKILFTLMLLVIYRLGSQITVPGVNAAAMDKVSSSGLVPLLDTVTGGGLSNYSIFSMGVSPFITAQIVVQLLQMDIVPKFVEWSKQGEVGRRKLNQVTRYLTIVLGFVQSIGITAGFNQLSGLGLVKSPNVRAFVTIGIILTGGTMLLTWIGEQITDKGLGNGVSVIIFAGIIARFPNGIYQIYRDNIISADSADLAKNIGFMVGLAIAILVVVLFVTYVQQANRRIPIQYTRRAAGSGSESFLPLKVNVAGVIPVIFASSFIVTPQTILMAFQANHSEDAWYKVLTEIFSMQTTTGSLLYTLLIVLFTFFYAFVQVNPEKLAENLQKQGAYIPGVWPGNETIKFMSGVLMRLSTVGSVFLGLVSLLPLLAANLFNLPQSIGLGGTSLLIIVGVALEMDRQLRGLLMKREYVGFIR, from the coding sequence ATGCTTGGAACTATCAGAGATGCTCTAAAGGTAAAGGAGATTCGTAAAAAGATCCTATTTACCTTGATGTTACTTGTTATTTACCGTTTAGGATCACAAATTACGGTACCTGGTGTTAATGCTGCCGCAATGGACAAAGTTAGTTCCTCAGGGTTAGTTCCCCTATTGGATACCGTAACTGGTGGTGGTCTTTCAAATTATTCCATTTTCTCAATGGGAGTTTCCCCATTCATTACTGCTCAAATCGTTGTTCAACTGTTACAGATGGACATCGTGCCTAAGTTCGTTGAATGGAGTAAACAAGGTGAGGTTGGTCGTAGAAAACTAAATCAAGTAACGAGATATTTGACGATTGTTTTAGGTTTTGTTCAATCAATCGGTATCACTGCTGGATTTAACCAATTAAGTGGTTTGGGACTTGTTAAGTCACCAAACGTTAGAGCGTTTGTTACAATCGGTATTATTTTAACCGGTGGTACAATGCTTCTTACATGGATTGGTGAACAGATTACTGATAAAGGTCTGGGTAATGGTGTGTCAGTGATTATCTTTGCTGGTATTATTGCTAGATTCCCAAATGGGATTTACCAAATTTACCGTGACAATATCATTAGTGCTGATTCTGCGGACCTCGCAAAAAATATTGGATTTATGGTTGGATTGGCCATTGCAATTCTAGTTGTCGTCTTGTTCGTAACTTACGTTCAACAGGCAAATAGAAGGATTCCAATACAATATACAAGACGTGCAGCTGGAAGTGGTAGCGAAAGTTTCCTACCACTAAAAGTTAACGTTGCTGGAGTTATTCCAGTTATCTTTGCTAGTTCATTTATTGTTACGCCACAAACTATTTTGATGGCTTTTCAAGCAAATCATAGTGAAGATGCATGGTACAAGGTATTAACTGAAATATTTAGTATGCAAACGACAACAGGATCATTACTATATACATTGTTGATTGTGTTATTTACATTCTTCTATGCATTTGTTCAAGTAAATCCTGAGAAGCTTGCTGAAAACTTACAGAAACAGGGTGCTTATATCCCTGGTGTATGGCCTGGTAATGAAACTATCAAGTTCATGTCAGGTGTCCTTATGAGACTTTCAACGGTTGGTTCAGTATTCTTAGGACTTGTTTCATTGCTTCCATTATTGGCAGCTAACTTATTCAATTTACCTCAATCCATCGGATTAGGTGGTACGAGTTTATTGATTATCGTTGGTGTTGCTCTAGAGATGGATCGACAATTAAGAGGTCTTTTAATGAAACGTGAATACGTTGGGTTTATTAGATAA
- the rplO gene encoding 50S ribosomal protein L15 codes for MELNELKPSAGSRHSRKRLGRGTSSGQGKTSGRGQKGQLARSGGKTRIGFEGGQMPLFRRMPKRGFYNINRKEYAIVNLKDLSKFNDGAEVNINTLKEAGIVKKEYNGVKLLANGEVSAKLTVKVAKSSDAATKAIEAAGGTVEVI; via the coding sequence ATGGAACTAAACGAACTTAAACCAAGTGCTGGTTCAAGACATTCAAGAAAACGTCTTGGTCGTGGTACTTCAAGTGGCCAAGGTAAAACTTCTGGTCGTGGACAAAAAGGTCAATTAGCTAGATCAGGTGGTAAAACACGTATTGGTTTCGAAGGTGGACAAATGCCATTGTTCCGTCGTATGCCAAAACGTGGATTCTACAATATCAACCGCAAGGAATACGCTATTGTAAACCTTAAAGACCTAAGCAAGTTCAATGACGGTGCTGAAGTTAATATCAATACATTAAAAGAAGCCGGAATCGTTAAGAAAGAATATAACGGTGTCAAATTACTTGCAAATGGTGAAGTTAGTGCTAAGTTAACTGTAAAAGTTGCTAAAAGCTCTGACGCTGCTACTAAAGCAATCGAAGCTGCTGGTGGAACTGTAGAGGTGATCTAA
- the rpmD gene encoding 50S ribosomal protein L30, protein MAKLKITLIRSAAHRLPAQRTIVKELGLGRVNSSVVKPDDPAIRGAVIKIAHLVSVEEVKD, encoded by the coding sequence ATGGCTAAACTTAAGATTACTCTTATTAGAAGTGCAGCTCACCGCCTTCCTGCTCAACGTACAATTGTTAAAGAACTTGGACTCGGAAGAGTTAATAGTTCTGTTGTTAAGCCGGATGATCCTGCTATTCGCGGTGCTGTAATTAAAATCGCTCACTTAGTAAGTGTCGAAGAAGTTAAAGATTAA
- the rpsE gene encoding 30S ribosomal protein S5: MTYIDPSQFELEDRVVSINRVTKVVKGGRRLRFAAIVIVGDKNGHVGFGTGKAQEVPEAIRKAVEDAKKNLINVPMVGSTIPHEVIGRFGAGKIMLKPAVEGSGIAAGGSVRAVLELAGVGDITSKSLGRNTPINVIRATIEGLKQIKTAESVAEMRGISAQNLLN; encoded by the coding sequence ATGACATATATCGATCCATCTCAATTCGAACTAGAAGATCGCGTTGTCTCAATCAACCGTGTTACTAAGGTTGTTAAAGGTGGACGCCGTCTACGTTTTGCTGCTATCGTAATCGTTGGTGACAAGAATGGTCACGTCGGTTTCGGTACAGGTAAAGCTCAAGAAGTTCCCGAAGCTATTCGTAAGGCTGTTGAGGATGCCAAGAAGAATCTAATCAATGTTCCTATGGTTGGTTCAACAATTCCTCATGAAGTAATCGGCAGATTCGGTGCCGGTAAAATTATGTTAAAGCCTGCTGTTGAAGGTTCTGGAATCGCCGCTGGTGGTTCTGTTCGTGCCGTTCTTGAATTAGCCGGTGTTGGTGATATCACAAGTAAGTCACTTGGTAGAAATACACCAATTAACGTAATTCGTGCTACAATCGAAGGTCTAAAACAAATTAAGACTGCTGAAAGTGTCGCAGAAATGCGCGGAATTTCAGCTCAAAACTTGCTTAACTAG
- the rplR gene encoding 50S ribosomal protein L18, which yields MNIVISKPDKNKARQKRQKRVRGKISGTAERPRLNVFRSNKNIYAQVIDDVKGVTLASASTLDKEVKDGSKVEQASAVGALVAQRANEAKVSDVIFDRGGYIYHGRVQSLAEAARENGLKF from the coding sequence GTGAATATTGTGATTTCAAAACCAGATAAAAACAAAGCACGTCAAAAGCGCCAAAAACGTGTTCGTGGTAAAATCTCTGGTACTGCTGAGCGCCCACGCTTAAATGTATTCCGTTCTAATAAAAACATTTACGCTCAAGTGATTGATGACGTAAAGGGTGTAACGCTAGCAAGTGCCTCAACTCTTGATAAAGAAGTCAAAGACGGTTCAAAAGTTGAACAAGCTTCAGCTGTTGGTGCATTAGTTGCACAAAGAGCTAATGAAGCTAAAGTAAGTGATGTTATATTTGATCGTGGTGGATATATCTATCATGGTCGTGTACAAAGTCTTGCTGAAGCAGCTCGTGAAAATGGGCTAAAATTCTAG
- the rplF gene encoding 50S ribosomal protein L6, producing the protein MSRIGYKVIEIPAGVTVTQKDEDITVKGPKGELTRHFDSKIKLTLEGNEAKFTRSNDNDKALHGTMRANLNNMILGVTEGFEKKLELRGVGYRAQVKGDVLTLSVGYSHPVVMDAPKGIKIESPSNTEINVSGISKQKVGQFAAEIRDVRSPEPYKGKGIRYVGEYVRRKEGKTGK; encoded by the coding sequence TTGAGTCGTATCGGTTATAAAGTAATTGAAATACCAGCTGGTGTTACAGTTACACAAAAAGATGAAGACATTACTGTTAAGGGCCCTAAGGGTGAATTAACAAGACACTTTGATTCAAAAATCAAGTTAACTCTTGAAGGAAATGAAGCTAAGTTTACTCGTTCAAATGACAACGACAAAGCTCTTCATGGTACAATGCGTGCCAATCTAAACAACATGATCCTTGGTGTTACTGAAGGATTTGAAAAGAAACTTGAACTTAGAGGTGTTGGTTACCGTGCACAAGTTAAAGGTGACGTATTAACACTTTCAGTTGGTTACTCACATCCTGTTGTTATGGATGCACCAAAAGGTATTAAAATTGAATCTCCTTCAAATACTGAAATTAACGTTTCTGGTATTAGCAAGCAAAAAGTCGGTCAATTTGCTGCTGAGATTCGCGACGTACGTTCCCCAGAACCATATAAGGGTAAAGGTATTCGTTATGTTGGCGAATATGTACGTCGTAAGGAAGGTAAGACTGGTAAGTAA
- the rpsH gene encoding 30S ribosomal protein S8 — protein sequence MVMTDPIADYLTRIRNANMVKHESLEVPASNIKKSMTEILKNEGFIKDYEVIDDDKQGVLRIFLKYGKDQQRVISGLKRISRPGLRSYVDSDNVPKVLNGLGIAILSTSDGVVTDKDARAKHVGGEVLAYIW from the coding sequence ATGGTCATGACAGATCCCATCGCGGATTACCTAACACGTATCCGTAACGCAAATATGGTTAAACATGAATCTCTAGAAGTACCTGCTTCTAACATTAAGAAGAGTATGACAGAGATTTTGAAGAATGAAGGATTTATCAAAGATTACGAAGTTATCGATGATGATAAACAAGGTGTACTTCGTATTTTCTTGAAATATGGAAAAGATCAACAACGCGTAATTTCAGGCTTGAAACGTATTTCAAGACCAGGTCTACGTAGCTATGTTGACTCAGATAACGTACCAAAGGTTCTTAATGGATTAGGTATCGCTATTCTTTCAACTTCAGACGGTGTAGTTACTGATAAAGACGCTCGCGCAAAGCATGTGGGTGGAGAAGTACTTGCATATATCTGGTAG
- a CDS encoding type Z 30S ribosomal protein S14 → MAKTSQIVRNHRPAKFSSQAYTRCERCGRPHSVYRKFKLCRICLRDLAHKGQIPGMRKASW, encoded by the coding sequence TTGGCTAAGACATCTCAAATTGTACGTAATCATAGACCTGCTAAGTTCTCATCACAAGCATATACACGTTGCGAACGTTGTGGTCGTCCACATTCTGTATATCGTAAATTTAAGCTTTGCCGTATTTGCCTTCGCGATTTGGCACATAAAGGTCAAATTCCTGGCATGAGAAAAGCTAGTTGGTAG
- the rplE gene encoding 50S ribosomal protein L5 — MATNALKEMYVKEITPSLMEKFNYTSVMQTPKIDKIVLNMGVGDAIANSKNLDEAVEELGLIAGQKPLITKAKKSIAGFRLREGMSIGAKVTLRGDRMYDFLDKLINIALPRVRDFRGVGTRSFDGRGNYTLGIKEQLVFPEIDYDKVNKIRGLDIVIVTTANTDEESRELLTQIGMPFTK, encoded by the coding sequence ATGGCTACTAATGCATTAAAAGAAATGTATGTAAAAGAAATTACACCATCATTGATGGAAAAATTCAATTACACATCAGTTATGCAAACACCTAAGATCGATAAGATTGTTTTGAACATGGGTGTTGGTGACGCAATTGCTAACTCAAAGAATCTTGATGAAGCAGTTGAAGAATTAGGCCTAATTGCTGGTCAAAAACCTTTAATCACAAAAGCTAAGAAATCAATCGCTGGTTTCAGACTTCGTGAAGGTATGTCAATCGGTGCTAAGGTTACACTTCGTGGTGACCGTATGTATGACTTCCTTGACAAGCTAATCAACATTGCATTGCCTCGTGTTCGTGATTTCCGTGGTGTTGGTACACGTTCATTTGATGGTCGTGGTAACTACACATTAGGTATTAAGGAACAATTGGTTTTCCCAGAAATTGACTATGATAAGGTTAATAAGATTCGTGGATTGGATATCGTTATTGTTACAACAGCTAACACAGACGAAGAATCACGTGAATTGTTAACACAAATCGGAATGCCATTCACAAAATAA